In Uranotaenia lowii strain MFRU-FL chromosome 2, ASM2978415v1, whole genome shotgun sequence, one genomic interval encodes:
- the LOC129742225 gene encoding uncharacterized protein LOC129742225 encodes MHKVTLNPDNGASAPEAGKSSSASGKKPAEKSMSASAKKPAGKSSDSSSKPADKSSGASSGKPADKSSGAADKNSAERKSKSKKPDKVDTLTKQLSEERSKTAQLERDLKKAMETITSLQTRLFRPQTESSLGNVESSSDCDIINLQARQQLDNTSSSQSIRANIEETRLFAAMNQISVSSINIPECRPANVGDEIDRHVFEDWSELLEGSLKLAGIVDEDIRFTIFKLKAGKQLLEIFRNTRSTLETPDAKVNPYLNAMVRLRTYFSSSSDVMLQRRKLALMTQKPDESDLGFINRVGALARLCDFEPDKEFKEIVTVVAGHARNQDVRKTALKLLGRSKCFSDLVDKVREIETIQINEEYFRSRHEQEAVTLAPLAATDPREGGSRVFRQQGQIGNRVNNYRRAGSFRGTYRGALKSRPEQRTEARCYCCDSPSHKAFECEHRNKQCKICSRWGHIDKACRSRNFMNQWPRQEHRKPLKRQSTLVPDSGDTKKIALVEKEENRSELDEDMITADQLSISTVAIGQRIEDGFIVAEVAGLKCTFMIDSGAQGLKKFECHKNNLHHVGSLISKDERIILPSALRQKALASAHSGHVGEAAMKRILREYFWWPGMATEAIKYVKSCNTCTMLARKNPPIPLSNREMPNEPWEILQIDFLTLPGVGSVAEMRKTEAETTNLALMEIFKLWGLPKIVQSDNGPPFQSSLFCKFWEEKGVRIRKSIPLSPQSNGAVERQNQGLIKAVSAARIDGRNWKSALNEYVHRHNTVVPHSRLLVTPFELMVGRKYRGVFPCLWNERHNKELDRIDIRERDAETKLVSKQYADSIRGAKESQITVGDFVKLAVQKKTKTDPNFSADRYQVAARQGAKVAVMNKNGVLYSRNVQDVKKIVSDDDKSESGDHISEPTHVEAPVEEPVQGDEVKMPNPNKFNLRDRENLSRPSRFKDTFLYSVDD; translated from the exons atgcATAAAGTGACGCTCAATCCCGACAATGGCGCGTCGGCTCCCGAAGCCGGGAAATCTTCTAGTGCTTCAGGGAAGAAACCAGCGGAAAAGTCAATGAGTGCTTCCGCGAAGAAACCAGCGGGAAAATCAAGTGATTCTAGCAGTAAACCAGCGGATAAATCATCAGGTGCTTCCAGCGGGAAACCAGCGGACAAATCATCCGGTGCTGCCGACAAGAACTCAGCGGAAAGAAAATC AAAATCGAAGAAACCGGATAAAGTGGACACATTGACCAAACAATTGAGCGAAGAGCGATCAAAAACTGCTCAATTGGAGAGGGATTTGAAAAAGGCAATGGAAACAATTACGTCATTGCAAACTCGTTTATTCAGGCCGCAAACTGAAAGTTCTCTTGGAAACGTCGAATCTAGTTCGGATTGTGACATAATTAATTTACAGGCGAGACAACAACTTGACAATACTTCCAGTTCACAATCCATTAGAGCAAATATAGAAGAAACTCGGCTATTCGCAGCAATGAATCAAATCTCAGTATCTTCAATCAATATTCCCGAATGTCGACCAGCAAACGTTGGTGACGAGATAGACCGTCACGTTTTCGAAGACTGGAGCGAGCTACTTGAAGGTTCCTTAAAATTGGCGGGTATAGTAGACGAGGATATTCGCTTTACCATTTTTAAGCTCAAGGCCGGAAAACAACTGCTGGAGATATTTCGAAATACAAGAAGTACACTCGAAACACCTGACGCAAAAGTTAACCCATACTTGAATGCGATGGTTCGTTTGCGAACATATTTCAGTTCTAGCTCTGATGTTATGTTACAAAGAAGGAAATTGGCACTAATGACCCAAAAACCAGATGAATCCGATCTAGGCTTCATCAACCGAGTTGGCGCTTTAGCACGCCTCTGTGACTTTGAACCCGATAAGGAATTCAAAGAAATCGTCACAGTCGTAGCAGGCCATGCGCGCAACCAAGATGTTCGTAAAACGGCATTGAAACTGCTGGGTCGAAGCAAATGTTTCTCGGACTTAGTTGACAAGGTGCGTGAAATCGAAACAATCCAGATCAACGAAGAATATTTCAGATCGAGACATGAACAAGAGGCAGTCACTCTGGCTCCGCTTGCAGCCACTGATCCCAGAGAAGGCGGTTCACGTGTATTTAGACAACAAGGACAAATTGGTAATCGAGTAAATAACTATCGTCGAGCTGGAAGCTTTAGAGGTACCTATCGTGGTGCACTGAAATCTCGTCCGGAACAACGTACAGAGGCACGTTGTTATTGCTGTGATAGTCCTTCCCATAAAGCTTTTGAGTGTGAACACAGAAACAAGCAGTGTAAAATATGCTCTCGCTGGGGTCATATTGACAAGGCTTGCCGCTCGAGAAATTTTATGAATCAATGGCCACGACAAGAGCATCGCAAACCGCTTAAGAGACAATCCACTTTGGTCCCGGACTCAGGTGACACGAAGAAGATTGCACTGGTTGAAAAGGAAGAAAACAGGTCCGAACTGGATGAAGAC ATGATTACGGCTGATCAATTATCAATCTCAACGGTTGCTATAGGGCAGAGAATCGAAGACGGATTTATAGTAGCGGAGGTTGCTGGTTTAAAATGTACTTTTATGATTGATTCGGGCGCTCAA GGTCTAAAGAAGTTtgaatgccataaaaataacCTGCATCATGTGGGGTCGCTCATTTCGAAAGACGAACGAATTATTTTACCATCGGCCCTTCGGCAAAAAGCATTGGCTTCAGCTCATAGTGGTCACGTGGGTGAAGCCGCAATGAAGCGCATTCTGCGCGAGTATTTCTGGTGGCCAGGAATGGCCACAGAAGCCATCAAATATGTCAAAAGCTGCAACACCTGTACCATGCTTGCTAGAAAAAATCCACCAATTCCACTGTCGAATAGAGAAATGCCAAACGAGCCTTGGGAGATACTTCAAATTGACTTTCTGACACTCCCTGGAGTGGGTTCTG TTgctgaaatgagaaaaacggaAGCAGAAACGACAAACTTGGCTTTGATGGAGATCTTCAAGCTATGGGGGCTACCGAAAATAGTACAGAGCGATAACGGTCCTCCTTTCCAGAGTTcactattttgtaaattttgggaagaaaaaggcgttaGAATAAGGAAATCGATACCACTTAGTCCGCAGTCTAATGGAGCGGTGGAGCGCCAAAATCAAGGCCTGATAAAAGCTGTTTCGGCCGCAAGAATCGACGGTAGAAATTGGAAGTCAGCCCTAAACGAATATGTTCATAGGCACAACACCGTTGTCCCACATTCTAGACTTCTAGTAACGCCATTTGAGTTGATGGTTGGTAGAAAATACCGAGGTGTGTTCCCATGCTTGTGGAACGAGAGACATAATAAAGAATTGGACAGGATAGACATTCGTGAAAGGGACGCAGAAACGAAACTTGTTAGTAAGCAATACGCTGACTCAATTCGAGGCGCCAAGGAATCTCAAATAACTGTAGGCGATTTTGTTAAATTAGCCGTTCAAAAAAAGACCAAAACAGATCCAAATTTCTCTGCAGATCGCTACCAAGTTGCAGCGAGACAAGGCGCAAAAGTAGCGGTCATGAACAAGAACGGAGTTTTGTATTCACGAAACGTTCAGGatgttaaaaagattgttaGTGATGACGATAAATCTGAAAGTGGAGATCATATCTCAGAACCAACCCATGTTGAAGCACCCGTAGAGGAACCTGTTCAAGGTGATGAAGTGAAGATGCCGAATCCCAATAAGTTCAATTTACGAGATCGCGAAAACCTTTCACGTCCATCCAGATTTAAAGATACATTCTTGTATAGTGTTGACGATTGA